The Emys orbicularis isolate rEmyOrb1 chromosome 14, rEmyOrb1.hap1, whole genome shotgun sequence genome includes a region encoding these proteins:
- the SDR42E1 gene encoding short-chain dehydrogenase/reductase family 42E member 1 yields MHLENVTKETVLITGGGGYFGFRLGCALYKKGVDVILFDVLKPVQAVPEGVKFIQGDVCCLSEVEKALRDVICVFHIASYGMSGREQLNRKLIEDVNVRGTENIIQACRKAGVPSLVYTSTYNVVFGGQVIENGDESLPYLPLHLHPDHYSWTKSLAEMKVLQANDTELGEGKGVLRTCALRPAGIYGPGEQRHLPRIVSYVERGLFKFVYGDPLSLVEFVHVDNLVQAHILASEALKAAKRHIAAGQAYFISDGRPINNFEFFRPLVEGLGYQFPTIRLPLSFVYFSAFLTEIVHFLVGRLYNFQPLLTRTEVYKTGVTHYFSMEKARKELGYKPEQFSLTEVVEWFKSQGHGRKLRIYTIKHLIRDGGLILLLAAVVLSWLPAAVTLSV; encoded by the exons ATGCACTTAGAAAATGTGACCAAGGAAACGGTCCTTATTACAGGAGGAGGTGGTTACTTTGGTTTCCG TTTAGGTTGTGCCCTATACAAAAAGGGAGTTGATGTGATTCTCTTTGATGTCCTGAAGCCGGTCCAAGCTGTGCCAGAGGGAGTGAAGTTCATACAGGGGGATGTCTGCTGTCTCTCTGAAGTGGAAAAAGCTCTCAGAGATGTAATCTGTGTATTCCATATTGCTTCCTATGGAATGTCTGGCAGGGAGCAGCTGAACCGAAAACTTATAGAAGACGTTAATGTGAGaggaacagaaaatatcatcCAGGCTTGCAGGAAAGCAGGAGTGCCAAGTCTGGTTTATACAAGTACATACAATGTAGTCTTTGGGGGCCAAGTTATAGAAAATGGGGATGAATCTCTGCCTTATCTACCACTTCACCTTCATCCTGATCACTACTCCTGGACCAAGTCTTTAGCTGAGATGAAAGTGCTGCAGGCAAATGACACTGAGCTTGGAGAAGGGAAAGGTGTGTTAAGGACCTGTGCTCTCCGACCAGCAGGCATCTATGGGCCCGGAGAGCAAAGGCATCTTCCAAGAATAGTTAGCTACGTTGAAAGGGGATTGTTTAAATTTGTATATGGAGACCCTCTGAGTTTAGTAGAATTTGTCCATGTAGATAATCTAGTTCAGGCTCATATCCTTGCTTCAGAGGCACTCAAAGCCGCCAAACGGCACATAGCTGCTGGCCAAGCTTACTTCATTTCAGATGGCAGGCCAATAAACAACTTTGAATTTTTCCGACCTTTAGTTGAAGGCTTGGGTTACCAATTCCCAACCATTCGTCTTCCTCTCTCCTTTGTATATTTTTCTGCATTCCTAACTGAAATAGTCCATTTTCTTGTAGGCCGTCTTTATAATTTTCAGCCTCTTCTCACTCGCACCGAGGTTTACAAAACGGGCGTCACACATTATTTCAGCATGGAAAAGGCCAGGAAGGAGCTAGGGTACAAACCTGAGCAGTTTAGTCTGACCGAAGTAGTTGAGTGGTTTAAATCCCAGGGACACGGAAGAAAGCTCAGAATCTATACTATAAAACATCTGATTAGGGATGGAGGGTTGATCTTGCTGTTGGCCGCCGTGGTGCTCTCATGGCTTCCAGCAGCAGTAACACTCTCTGTTTGA